Proteins encoded by one window of Xanthomonas sp. DAR 80977:
- a CDS encoding VOC family protein, which yields MNQRIALVTLVVPDYDQAIAWYTGALGFALLEDTALGDGKRWVRVGPPGDAGAGLLLAVAADDAQRACIGRQSGGRVGFFLHTDDFHRDHAAMLARGVRFLEQPRNESYAIVAVFQDPYGNQWDLLEPKP from the coding sequence ATGAACCAGCGCATCGCCCTGGTCACCCTGGTGGTGCCGGACTACGACCAGGCCATCGCCTGGTACACCGGCGCACTCGGTTTCGCGCTGCTGGAAGACACCGCGCTGGGCGACGGCAAGCGCTGGGTGCGGGTCGGCCCGCCGGGCGATGCCGGCGCCGGCCTGCTGCTGGCCGTGGCCGCCGACGACGCGCAGCGCGCCTGCATCGGCCGCCAGAGTGGCGGCCGGGTCGGCTTCTTCCTGCACACCGACGACTTCCACCGCGACCACGCGGCGATGCTCGCCCGCGGCGTGCGGTTCCTGGAGCAGCCGCGCAACGAGTCTTATGCGATCGTCGCCGTGTTCCAGGATCCGTACGGCAACCAATGGGACCTGCTGGAGCCCAAACCATGA
- the pepQ gene encoding Xaa-Pro dipeptidase — MSQHDPSALYAEHLRTLAQRADTALARGGFDHLVVPSGTLHYQLFDDRDYPYAVNPQFKAWLPLTRVPNSWLVYTPGRRPQLIFHQPRDYWHVVPAAPDGWWVEHCDIHVIRTPEEALALLPGPAARCAILGEAQSALGDYVPNNPDAVVQYLEYHRAYKTAYELALMRQAQQLAVRGHRAAEAAFRDGRSEFEIHMAYCGAVGQDANELPYGNIVALNEHGAVLHYTELQRQAPAQRRSFLIDAGASAHGYASDITRSYAADRGSEFQALIDAVDAAQLRMGQSVRAGVDYKQLHLDAHLALMGVLKDFGVITVSPEAALATGVSAAFFPHGLGHPIGLQVHDVAGFAASDRGGRIERPAGHPYLRMTRVLEPGMVVTIEPGVYFIDMLLDEVKQAGHAASVDWARVAQFKPCGGIRIEDEVACTDGDPENLTRPAFAALAA; from the coding sequence ATGAGCCAGCACGACCCCAGCGCCCTGTACGCCGAGCACCTGCGCACGCTGGCGCAACGCGCCGACACGGCGCTGGCGCGCGGCGGCTTCGACCACCTGGTGGTGCCCAGCGGCACGCTGCACTACCAGCTGTTCGACGATCGCGACTATCCGTACGCGGTGAATCCGCAGTTCAAGGCCTGGCTGCCGCTGACCCGGGTGCCGAACAGCTGGCTGGTGTACACCCCCGGGCGCCGCCCGCAGCTGATCTTCCACCAGCCGCGCGACTACTGGCACGTGGTGCCGGCCGCACCGGACGGCTGGTGGGTGGAACATTGCGACATCCACGTGATCCGCACGCCGGAAGAGGCGCTCGCGCTGCTGCCGGGGCCGGCCGCGCGGTGCGCGATCCTCGGCGAGGCGCAGAGCGCGCTGGGCGACTACGTGCCGAACAATCCGGACGCGGTGGTCCAGTACCTGGAGTACCACCGCGCCTACAAGACCGCCTACGAACTGGCGCTGATGCGCCAGGCGCAGCAGCTGGCGGTGCGCGGCCACCGCGCCGCCGAGGCCGCGTTCCGCGACGGCCGCAGCGAGTTCGAGATCCACATGGCGTATTGCGGCGCGGTGGGCCAGGACGCCAACGAGCTGCCGTACGGCAACATCGTCGCGCTGAACGAGCATGGCGCGGTGCTGCACTACACCGAACTGCAGCGGCAGGCGCCGGCGCAACGGCGCAGCTTCCTGATCGATGCCGGCGCGTCCGCGCACGGCTACGCCAGCGACATCACCCGCAGCTACGCCGCCGACCGCGGCAGCGAGTTCCAGGCGCTGATCGACGCGGTGGACGCCGCGCAGCTCCGCATGGGCCAGAGCGTGCGCGCCGGCGTGGACTACAAGCAGTTGCACCTCGATGCGCACCTGGCGCTGATGGGCGTGCTCAAGGACTTCGGCGTGATCACCGTGTCGCCGGAAGCCGCGCTGGCCACCGGCGTCAGCGCCGCGTTCTTCCCGCACGGCCTCGGCCATCCGATCGGCCTGCAGGTGCACGACGTGGCCGGCTTCGCCGCCAGCGACCGCGGCGGCCGCATCGAGCGCCCCGCCGGCCACCCCTACCTGCGCATGACCCGCGTGCTCGAACCCGGCATGGTGGTGACGATCGAACCGGGCGTGTACTTCATCGACATGCTGCTGGACGAAGTGAAGCAGGCCGGCCACGCCGCCAGCGTGGACTGGGCCCGCGTGGCGCAGTTCAAGCCCTGCGGCGGCATCCGCATCGAGGACGAAGTGGCCTGCACCGACGGCGACCCGGAGAACCTGACCCGGCCGGCGTTTGCTGCTTTGGCGGCCTGA
- a CDS encoding DUF1631 domain-containing protein: MSLSATPSASPATLAGAALPARVRDILEALLALLWQALDAPLQSTLTELERELFEQAQRARHGQLQQDIYQELQGLRARRERFAPFCKAQLEAALATIRLPLAPVGLLRQDKANAAMQMLTLVADVDIDRDIVLHDIARREAARASIPLQLLGQRFGVLAARPAFEAEHTPLGPHLLCRILREAGEELRLGLDAQLTLYRAFERQALVRYGETVERANVLLAHAGVLPGLVYLPYVARPAAAPDPAAAHRGTARPSPATRPATGWSGQAAPTGWSGAAPGSPGAVGSDAATARTAPAPSPRTAATTATAAATQPNAASDAPDLATLRQLLAAARTHAAAPAGTASATPAGAVSSSTPGAAAATAAPAGGGPGMPAAPRGATTAAAHAGGAALPTASLLQALGELQAQPPAYSTLAGLRGRRQVRDVQAALLATLRTEHGPQAALAPQDADTFDLLGLLYAEVEREVRSDAPAAHLLERLQVPLVRAALQDDAFFVRSQHPARELLNAVAESGATWLSEEDTDPQLLLKLNQTVDRVVEEYEGDEQVFEQAHQDIQAQYRALAHKAEIAERRHIEAARGKERLEVAKELAGTTLEALCRTWEPPKFVQALLKQAWSDVLTLTLLRQGEESDAWRERKQLSQCIAEITCRDGGGESDSELAGEVRSALLQVGYHQDEADAIARRLSTPGGGDTLTSRTELSARLKARTRLGDQGEDAERPLPAPRNAAEQAAYARLRSLPFGTWFEFVTNQQGDLKRQRLSWYSPITDRALFVNQRGHKTAEYSLDALSRLLAQSQARIVTEDRARLIDRAWHATVRALRTLAGAPAPAGPLEDDA, from the coding sequence ATGTCATTGTCTGCCACACCGTCGGCCAGCCCGGCGACGCTCGCCGGCGCCGCCCTGCCCGCACGCGTGCGCGACATCCTGGAAGCGCTGCTGGCCCTGCTGTGGCAGGCGCTGGACGCCCCGCTGCAGTCGACCCTGACCGAGCTGGAGCGCGAGCTGTTCGAGCAGGCCCAGCGCGCGCGCCACGGCCAGCTGCAACAGGACATCTACCAGGAACTGCAGGGCCTGCGCGCGCGCCGCGAGCGCTTCGCGCCGTTCTGCAAGGCGCAGCTGGAAGCGGCCCTTGCCACGATCCGGCTGCCGCTGGCCCCGGTCGGCCTGCTGCGCCAGGACAAGGCCAACGCGGCGATGCAGATGCTGACCCTGGTCGCCGACGTGGACATCGACCGCGACATCGTGCTGCACGATATCGCCCGGCGCGAGGCGGCGCGGGCCAGCATCCCGCTGCAACTGCTCGGCCAGCGTTTCGGCGTGCTCGCCGCGCGGCCGGCGTTCGAGGCCGAGCACACCCCGCTGGGACCGCACCTGCTGTGCCGGATCCTGCGCGAGGCCGGCGAGGAGCTGCGGCTGGGGCTGGACGCGCAGCTGACCCTGTACCGCGCCTTCGAGCGCCAGGCGCTGGTCCGCTACGGCGAGACCGTGGAACGCGCCAACGTGTTGCTGGCGCATGCCGGGGTACTGCCCGGGCTGGTCTACCTGCCCTACGTGGCGCGCCCGGCGGCCGCACCCGACCCGGCCGCGGCCCACCGCGGCACGGCGCGGCCATCCCCCGCCACGCGCCCGGCCACCGGCTGGTCCGGACAGGCGGCGCCGACCGGCTGGTCCGGCGCCGCCCCCGGCAGCCCCGGCGCGGTGGGCAGCGACGCGGCGACAGCGCGCACCGCGCCCGCGCCGTCGCCACGGACCGCGGCCACGACGGCGACGGCAGCGGCCACGCAACCGAATGCCGCCAGCGACGCGCCCGACCTGGCCACGCTGCGCCAGCTGCTCGCGGCCGCGCGCACCCATGCGGCGGCCCCGGCGGGGACCGCCAGCGCCACGCCAGCCGGCGCCGTCTCCTCCTCCACGCCCGGCGCTGCCGCAGCGACGGCGGCGCCTGCCGGGGGCGGCCCTGGCATGCCGGCCGCGCCGCGCGGCGCTACGACTGCCGCCGCCCACGCAGGCGGCGCGGCGCTGCCGACCGCATCGCTGCTGCAGGCCCTGGGCGAACTGCAGGCGCAGCCGCCGGCGTACAGCACCCTGGCCGGCCTGCGCGGGCGCCGCCAGGTGCGCGACGTGCAGGCCGCCCTGCTGGCCACGCTGCGCACCGAGCACGGCCCGCAGGCGGCGCTGGCGCCGCAGGATGCCGACACCTTCGACCTGCTCGGCCTGCTGTACGCCGAAGTCGAGCGCGAAGTGCGCAGCGACGCGCCGGCCGCCCACCTGCTGGAACGCCTGCAGGTGCCGCTGGTCCGCGCCGCGCTGCAGGACGACGCGTTCTTCGTGCGCAGCCAGCATCCGGCGCGCGAGCTGCTCAATGCGGTCGCCGAATCCGGCGCCACCTGGCTCAGCGAAGAGGACACCGATCCGCAGCTGCTGCTCAAGCTCAACCAGACCGTGGACCGGGTGGTCGAGGAATACGAAGGCGACGAACAGGTCTTCGAGCAGGCCCACCAGGACATCCAGGCGCAGTACCGCGCGCTGGCGCACAAGGCCGAGATCGCCGAGCGCCGCCACATCGAGGCCGCGCGCGGCAAGGAACGGCTGGAGGTGGCCAAGGAACTGGCCGGCACCACGCTGGAGGCGCTGTGCCGGACCTGGGAGCCGCCGAAGTTCGTGCAGGCGCTGCTGAAACAGGCCTGGTCCGACGTGCTGACCTTGACCCTGCTGCGCCAGGGCGAGGAATCCGATGCCTGGCGCGAGCGCAAGCAGCTGAGCCAATGCATCGCCGAGATCACCTGCCGCGACGGCGGCGGCGAGTCCGATTCCGAGCTGGCCGGCGAAGTGCGCAGCGCCCTGCTGCAGGTGGGCTACCACCAGGACGAGGCCGACGCGATCGCGCGGCGCCTGTCCACGCCGGGCGGCGGCGACACGCTGACCTCGCGCACCGAGCTCAGCGCCAGGCTCAAGGCGCGCACCCGCCTCGGCGACCAGGGCGAGGACGCCGAGCGGCCGCTGCCGGCGCCGCGCAACGCGGCCGAGCAGGCGGCGTATGCGCGGCTGCGCAGCCTGCCGTTCGGCACCTGGTTCGAATTCGTGACCAACCAGCAGGGCGACCTGAAACGGCAGCGGCTGTCCTGGTACAGCCCGATCACCGACCGCGCCCTGTTCGTCAACCAGCGCGGCCACAAGACCGCCGAGTACTCGCTGGACGCGCTGTCGCGGCTGCTGGCGCAGAGCCAGGCGCGGATCGTCACCGAGGACCGCGCGCGCCTGATCGACCGCGCCTGGCACGCCACCGTGCGCGCGCTGCGCACCCTGGCCGGCGCGCCCGCCCCCGCCGGCCCACTGGAGGACGACGCATGA
- the hemW gene encoding radical SAM family heme chaperone HemW, with product MPPLIPPPLSLYVHLPWCVRKCPYCDFNSHAAKGALPFDDYVDALIRDLDQDLPLVWGRTVQTVFFGGGTPSLFPAEAIDRFLQAASARLRFAPNLEITLETNPGTAEHGRFDRYLAAGVNRLSFGIQSFDDAALQRLGRIHDSADAERAVKLAQDAGYSNLNLDLMYALPQQTLAGAETDIARALALQPTHISHYQLTLEPNTVFAARPPQGIPEDDDAWDMQERCQALLAAAGYAQYEVSAYARDGHQCAHNLNYWKFGDYLGIGAGAHGKISSGAEQSILRRWKTRHPQAFLAAAGTPAAIGGDEWIGAERRPFEYMLNALRLNQGFALRDFAARTGLAPEAIAPALAQAQARDWLRVESGQAVPTELGRRFTNDVVALFML from the coding sequence ATGCCGCCGCTGATCCCGCCCCCGCTGTCGCTGTACGTGCACCTGCCCTGGTGCGTGCGCAAATGCCCGTACTGCGATTTCAACTCGCATGCGGCCAAGGGCGCGCTGCCGTTCGACGACTACGTGGACGCGCTGATCCGCGACCTGGACCAGGACCTGCCGCTGGTCTGGGGCCGCACGGTGCAGACCGTGTTCTTCGGCGGCGGCACCCCCAGCCTGTTCCCGGCCGAGGCGATCGACCGCTTCCTGCAGGCGGCCAGCGCGCGCCTGCGTTTCGCGCCGAACCTGGAGATCACCCTGGAGACCAACCCGGGCACCGCCGAGCACGGCCGCTTCGACCGCTACCTGGCGGCCGGGGTCAACCGGCTCAGCTTCGGCATCCAGAGCTTCGACGACGCCGCGCTGCAGCGCCTGGGGCGGATCCACGACAGCGCCGACGCCGAGCGCGCGGTGAAGCTGGCGCAGGACGCCGGGTATTCCAACCTCAACCTGGACCTGATGTACGCGCTGCCGCAGCAGACCCTGGCCGGGGCGGAGACCGACATCGCCCGCGCGCTGGCGCTGCAGCCCACCCACATCAGCCACTACCAGCTGACCCTGGAACCGAACACCGTGTTCGCCGCGCGCCCGCCGCAGGGCATCCCCGAGGACGACGACGCCTGGGACATGCAGGAGCGCTGCCAGGCGCTGCTGGCCGCCGCCGGCTATGCCCAGTACGAGGTCAGCGCCTACGCCCGCGACGGCCACCAGTGCGCGCACAACCTCAACTACTGGAAGTTCGGCGACTACCTGGGCATCGGCGCCGGCGCCCACGGCAAGATCAGTTCCGGCGCCGAGCAGAGCATCCTGCGCCGCTGGAAGACCAGGCATCCGCAGGCGTTCCTGGCCGCGGCCGGCACCCCGGCGGCGATCGGCGGCGACGAGTGGATCGGCGCCGAACGGCGCCCGTTCGAGTACATGCTCAATGCGCTGCGCCTGAACCAGGGTTTCGCCCTGCGCGATTTCGCCGCGCGCACCGGCCTGGCGCCGGAGGCGATCGCGCCGGCGCTGGCGCAGGCGCAGGCGCGGGACTGGCTGCGGGTGGAATCCGGACAGGCGGTTCCCACCGAACTGGGACGGCGCTTCACCAACGACGTCGTCGCCCTGTTCATGCTCTGA
- a CDS encoding PilZ domain-containing protein, whose product MIAEARRSPRRQVPDMVPVLDMMEDAVVGRLGNVSENGMLLLASAPLHEDALYQLRFAMPQLGREVQIDVGVHLLWSERSHAPGQAWAGFRFLTISPAHRELLRQWINAGPAG is encoded by the coding sequence ATGATCGCCGAAGCCCGCCGCTCGCCGCGCCGCCAGGTTCCGGACATGGTGCCGGTGCTGGACATGATGGAAGACGCCGTGGTCGGCCGGCTCGGCAACGTCTCCGAGAACGGCATGCTGTTGCTGGCCTCGGCGCCGCTGCACGAGGATGCGCTGTACCAGTTGCGCTTCGCGATGCCGCAACTGGGCCGCGAGGTGCAGATCGATGTCGGCGTGCACCTGCTGTGGAGCGAACGCTCGCACGCGCCCGGCCAGGCCTGGGCCGGGTTCCGCTTCCTGACCATCTCGCCGGCGCATCGCGAACTGCTGCGGCAGTGGATCAACGCGGGACCGGCGGGATAG
- the rdgB gene encoding RdgB/HAM1 family non-canonical purine NTP pyrophosphatase, producing the protein MKLVLASSNAGKLEELHALLDGVGIELIAQSTLGVRDADETGLTFVENALLKARHAAQVTGLPALADDSGICVDALRGAPGLYSARYAGEHGNAAANIDKLLHALRDVPDAQRTAHFYCVLVLLRHAEDPQPLLVEGSWRGRILHARAGTGGHGYDPVFFDPEHGQSAAQMPLPLKNRISHRGQALALLKQRLASL; encoded by the coding sequence ATGAAACTGGTCCTGGCCAGCAGCAATGCCGGCAAGCTCGAGGAACTGCATGCGCTGCTCGACGGCGTCGGGATCGAATTGATCGCGCAGTCCACGCTGGGCGTGCGCGACGCCGACGAGACCGGCCTGACCTTCGTCGAGAACGCGCTGCTGAAGGCGCGCCACGCCGCCCAGGTCACCGGCCTGCCGGCGCTGGCCGACGACTCGGGGATCTGCGTGGACGCGCTGCGCGGCGCGCCCGGGCTGTACTCGGCGCGCTACGCCGGCGAACACGGCAATGCCGCGGCCAACATCGACAAGCTGCTGCACGCGCTGCGCGACGTGCCCGACGCGCAGCGCACCGCGCATTTCTATTGCGTGCTGGTGCTGCTGCGGCACGCCGAGGATCCGCAGCCGCTGCTGGTGGAAGGCAGCTGGCGCGGGCGCATCCTGCACGCCCGCGCCGGGACCGGCGGCCATGGCTACGACCCGGTGTTCTTCGATCCCGAACACGGCCAGAGCGCGGCACAGATGCCGTTGCCGCTGAAGAACCGGATCAGCCACCGCGGCCAGGCGCTGGCGCTGCTCAAGCAGCGGCTGGCGTCGCTGTAG